A genomic segment from Vidua macroura isolate BioBank_ID:100142 chromosome Z, ASM2450914v1, whole genome shotgun sequence encodes:
- the IL11RA gene encoding interleukin-11 receptor subunit alpha isoform X2 — MCSSIPGLGRVMVFLAALASASFAILEDWGEEGVQYGQLGTDVTLPCPGVRASSPVRWRRAGATALPEGSAIQEGSLVLPSASLAFVGAYSCHGEDGGLLHTVSLRLGYLPGVPFVYCRASDYENFSCSWTSSMETFLPTRYITTYRNRNGHVGLCLQDPSLPGTCTVHRSEFWSSYRLNITEVNPLGFSYRLLDVTMQAIIKPDPPEGLVVEPIPLAPRRLHVSWKYPSSWPKEPHFQLRFRLQYRPVIHCSWSMVETVNLSEVITDAFAGLEHVVQVSAKDFLDAGNWSEWSAEARATPVRDLASTASEETTTDARLESLAKEPSQAPNPEPINHSDPLEKMAVLVSLGIFAFFILAAVLVITILIWLRVRKHGKDKTKPSFLVAATHLKALPKAQIL; from the exons ATGTGCAGTTCCATCCCAGGCCTGGGTAGGGTGATGGTGTTCCTCGCAGCCCTGGCATCAGCCTCCTTCGCTATCCTTGAAGACTGGGGAGAGGAAG GTGTGCAGTatggacagctggggacagatgTGACCCTACCATGCCCTGGTGTCCGTGCCAG CTCACCCGTGCGATGGAGACGAGCAGGGGCCACAGCGCTGCCAGAGGGCTCAGCCATCCAGGAGGGATCCCTGGTGCTGCCGAGCGCCAGCCTGGCCTTTGTGGGAGCATACAGCTGCCATGGCGAGGATGGTGGCCTCCTGCACACTGTGTCCCTGCGTCTGGGGT ACCTGCCTGGAGTTCCCTTTGTGTACTGCAGAGCATCTGACTATGAGAATTTCTCTTGCTCCTGGACCTCCAGTATGGAGACCTTCCTCCCCACCAGATACATCACCACATACAG GAACAGGAACGGGCATGTGGGGCTGTGCCTTCAGGATCCGTCCCTCCCTGGCACCTGCACCGTCCACAGGTCAGAGTTCTGGAGCTCCTACCGCCTGAACATCACCGAGGTGAACCCCCTGGGCTTCAGCTACCGCCTTCTTGATGTCACCATGCAGGCCATCA TTAAGCCAGACCCTCCAGAGGGCTTGGTGGTGGAGCCCATCCCCCTGGCCCCGCGGCGACTCCATGTGAGCTGGAAGTACCCTTCCTCCTGGCCAAAGGAACCCCACTTCCAGTTAAGGTTTCGGCTCCAGTACCGACCCGTCATCCACTGTTCCTGGTCCATG gTAGAGACAGTGAATCTGTCTGAGGTTATCACGGATGCCTTCGCTGGGCTGGAGCACGTGGTCCAAGTCAGTGCCAAGGATTTCCTGGATGCAGGGAATTGGAGCGAGTGGAGTGCTGAGGCCCGGGCAACACCAGTCAGAG ACCTGGCCTCCACAGCAAGTGAAGAAACCACTACAGATGCCAGACTGGAGAGCCTGGCTAAGGAGCCCTCCCAGGCTCCCAACCCTGAGCCCATCA ATCACAGTGACCCCTTGGAGAAGATGGCTGTTCTGGTGTCCCTTGGGATCTTTGCCTTCTTCATCCTGGCTGCTGTTCTTGTCATCACTATCCTCATCTG GCTCCGGGTGAGGAAACATGGCAAGGACAAGACCAAACCCAGTTTTTTGGTTGCTGCCACCCACCTGAAGGCACTACCAA AAGCTCAGATCCTGTAG
- the IL11RA gene encoding interleukin-11 receptor subunit alpha isoform X1 yields the protein MCSSIPGLGRVMVFLAALASASFAILEDWGEEGVQYGQLGTDVTLPCPGVRASSPVRWRRAGATALPEGSAIQEGSLVLPSASLAFVGAYSCHGEDGGLLHTVSLRLGYLPGVPFVYCRASDYENFSCSWTSSMETFLPTRYITTYRKKSLTGEEKRRNRNGHVGLCLQDPSLPGTCTVHRSEFWSSYRLNITEVNPLGFSYRLLDVTMQAIIKPDPPEGLVVEPIPLAPRRLHVSWKYPSSWPKEPHFQLRFRLQYRPVIHCSWSMVETVNLSEVITDAFAGLEHVVQVSAKDFLDAGNWSEWSAEARATPVRDLASTASEETTTDARLESLAKEPSQAPNPEPINHSDPLEKMAVLVSLGIFAFFILAAVLVITILIWLRVRKHGKDKTKPSFLVAATHLKALPKAQIL from the exons ATGTGCAGTTCCATCCCAGGCCTGGGTAGGGTGATGGTGTTCCTCGCAGCCCTGGCATCAGCCTCCTTCGCTATCCTTGAAGACTGGGGAGAGGAAG GTGTGCAGTatggacagctggggacagatgTGACCCTACCATGCCCTGGTGTCCGTGCCAG CTCACCCGTGCGATGGAGACGAGCAGGGGCCACAGCGCTGCCAGAGGGCTCAGCCATCCAGGAGGGATCCCTGGTGCTGCCGAGCGCCAGCCTGGCCTTTGTGGGAGCATACAGCTGCCATGGCGAGGATGGTGGCCTCCTGCACACTGTGTCCCTGCGTCTGGGGT ACCTGCCTGGAGTTCCCTTTGTGTACTGCAGAGCATCTGACTATGAGAATTTCTCTTGCTCCTGGACCTCCAGTATGGAGACCTTCCTCCCCACCAGATACATCACCACATACAG AAAGAAATCCCTGACAGGCGAAGAAAAGCGGAG GAACAGGAACGGGCATGTGGGGCTGTGCCTTCAGGATCCGTCCCTCCCTGGCACCTGCACCGTCCACAGGTCAGAGTTCTGGAGCTCCTACCGCCTGAACATCACCGAGGTGAACCCCCTGGGCTTCAGCTACCGCCTTCTTGATGTCACCATGCAGGCCATCA TTAAGCCAGACCCTCCAGAGGGCTTGGTGGTGGAGCCCATCCCCCTGGCCCCGCGGCGACTCCATGTGAGCTGGAAGTACCCTTCCTCCTGGCCAAAGGAACCCCACTTCCAGTTAAGGTTTCGGCTCCAGTACCGACCCGTCATCCACTGTTCCTGGTCCATG gTAGAGACAGTGAATCTGTCTGAGGTTATCACGGATGCCTTCGCTGGGCTGGAGCACGTGGTCCAAGTCAGTGCCAAGGATTTCCTGGATGCAGGGAATTGGAGCGAGTGGAGTGCTGAGGCCCGGGCAACACCAGTCAGAG ACCTGGCCTCCACAGCAAGTGAAGAAACCACTACAGATGCCAGACTGGAGAGCCTGGCTAAGGAGCCCTCCCAGGCTCCCAACCCTGAGCCCATCA ATCACAGTGACCCCTTGGAGAAGATGGCTGTTCTGGTGTCCCTTGGGATCTTTGCCTTCTTCATCCTGGCTGCTGTTCTTGTCATCACTATCCTCATCTG GCTCCGGGTGAGGAAACATGGCAAGGACAAGACCAAACCCAGTTTTTTGGTTGCTGCCACCCACCTGAAGGCACTACCAA AAGCTCAGATCCTGTAG